A window of Theropithecus gelada isolate Dixy chromosome 14, Tgel_1.0, whole genome shotgun sequence contains these coding sequences:
- the TSKU gene encoding tsukushin isoform X2 codes for MPWPLLLLLAVSGAQTTRPCFPGCQCEVETFGLFDSFSLTRVDCSGLGPHIMPVPIPLDTAHLDLSSNQLEMVNESVLAGPGYTTLAGLDLSHNLLTSISPTAFSRLRYLESLDLSHNGLTALPAESFTSSPLSDVNLSHNQLREVSVSAFTTHSQGRALHVDLSHNLIHRLVPHPARAGLPAPAIQSLNLAWNRLHAVPNLQDLPLRYLSLDGNPLAVIGPGAFAGLAGLTHLSLASLQRLPELAPYGFRELPGLQVLDLSGNPKLNWAGAEVFSGLNSLQELDLSGTNLVPLPEALLFHLPALQSVSVGQDVWCRRLVREGAYPRRPGSSPKVALHCVDTRESAARGPNIL; via the coding sequence ATGccgtggcccctgctgctgctgctggccgtGAGTGGGGCCCAGACAACCCGGCCATGCTTTCCCGGGTGCCAGTGCGAGGTGGAGACCTTCGGCCTTTTCGACAGCTTCAGCCTGACTCGGGTGGATTGCAGTGGCTTGGGCCCCCACATCATGCCAGTGCCCATCCCTCTGGACACAGCCCACTTGGACCTGTCCTCCAACCAGCTAGAGATGGTGAACGAGTCGGTGTTGGCGGGGCCGGGCTACACGACGCTGGCTGGCCTGGATCTCAGCCACAACCTGCTCACCAGCATCTCACCAACTGCCTTCTCCCGCCTTCGTTACCTGGAGTCGCTTGACCTCAGCCACAATGGCCTGACAGCCCTGCCAGCTGAAAGCTTCACCAGCTCACCCCTGAGTGACGTGAACCTTAGCCACAACCAGCTCCGGGAGGTCTCAGTGTCCGCGTTCACGACCCACAGTCAGGGCCGGGCACTACACGTGGACCTCTCCCACAACCTCATTCACCGCCTCGTGCCCCACCCCGCGAGGGCCGGCCTGCCTGCGCCCGCCATTCAGAGCCTGAACCTGGCCTGGAACCGGCTCCATGCCGTGCCCAACCTCCAAGACTTGCCCCTGCGCTACCTGAGCCTGGATGGGAACCCTCTAGCTGTCATTGGTCCGGGTGCCTTCGCAGGGCTGGCAGGCCTTACACACCTGTCTCTGGCCAGCCTGCAGAGGCTCCCTGAGCTGGCGCCCTATGGCTTCCGCGAGCTACCGGGACTGCAGGTCCTGGACCTGTCGGGCAACCCCAAGCTCAACTGGGCAGGAGCTGAGGTGTTCTCAGGCCTGAACTCCCTGCAGGAGCTGGACCTTTCGGGCACCAACCTGGTGCCCCTGCCTGAGGCGCTGCTTTTCCACCTCCCGGCACTGCAGAGTGTCAGCGTGGGCCAGGATGTGTGGTGCCGGCGCCTGGTGCGGGAGGGTGCCTACCCCCGGAGGCCTGGCTCCAGCCCCAAGGTGGCCCTGCACTGCGTAGACACCCGGGAATCTGCTGCCAGGGGCCCCAATATCTTGTGA
- the TSKU gene encoding tsukushin isoform X1, whose product MIVRPSPATWNSPTMPWPLLLLLAVSGAQTTRPCFPGCQCEVETFGLFDSFSLTRVDCSGLGPHIMPVPIPLDTAHLDLSSNQLEMVNESVLAGPGYTTLAGLDLSHNLLTSISPTAFSRLRYLESLDLSHNGLTALPAESFTSSPLSDVNLSHNQLREVSVSAFTTHSQGRALHVDLSHNLIHRLVPHPARAGLPAPAIQSLNLAWNRLHAVPNLQDLPLRYLSLDGNPLAVIGPGAFAGLAGLTHLSLASLQRLPELAPYGFRELPGLQVLDLSGNPKLNWAGAEVFSGLNSLQELDLSGTNLVPLPEALLFHLPALQSVSVGQDVWCRRLVREGAYPRRPGSSPKVALHCVDTRESAARGPNIL is encoded by the exons atgattgttagaccttccccagccacgtggaatt CCCCCACCATGccgtggcccctgctgctgctgctggccgtGAGTGGGGCCCAGACAACCCGGCCATGCTTTCCCGGGTGCCAGTGCGAGGTGGAGACCTTCGGCCTTTTCGACAGCTTCAGCCTGACTCGGGTGGATTGCAGTGGCTTGGGCCCCCACATCATGCCAGTGCCCATCCCTCTGGACACAGCCCACTTGGACCTGTCCTCCAACCAGCTAGAGATGGTGAACGAGTCGGTGTTGGCGGGGCCGGGCTACACGACGCTGGCTGGCCTGGATCTCAGCCACAACCTGCTCACCAGCATCTCACCAACTGCCTTCTCCCGCCTTCGTTACCTGGAGTCGCTTGACCTCAGCCACAATGGCCTGACAGCCCTGCCAGCTGAAAGCTTCACCAGCTCACCCCTGAGTGACGTGAACCTTAGCCACAACCAGCTCCGGGAGGTCTCAGTGTCCGCGTTCACGACCCACAGTCAGGGCCGGGCACTACACGTGGACCTCTCCCACAACCTCATTCACCGCCTCGTGCCCCACCCCGCGAGGGCCGGCCTGCCTGCGCCCGCCATTCAGAGCCTGAACCTGGCCTGGAACCGGCTCCATGCCGTGCCCAACCTCCAAGACTTGCCCCTGCGCTACCTGAGCCTGGATGGGAACCCTCTAGCTGTCATTGGTCCGGGTGCCTTCGCAGGGCTGGCAGGCCTTACACACCTGTCTCTGGCCAGCCTGCAGAGGCTCCCTGAGCTGGCGCCCTATGGCTTCCGCGAGCTACCGGGACTGCAGGTCCTGGACCTGTCGGGCAACCCCAAGCTCAACTGGGCAGGAGCTGAGGTGTTCTCAGGCCTGAACTCCCTGCAGGAGCTGGACCTTTCGGGCACCAACCTGGTGCCCCTGCCTGAGGCGCTGCTTTTCCACCTCCCGGCACTGCAGAGTGTCAGCGTGGGCCAGGATGTGTGGTGCCGGCGCCTGGTGCGGGAGGGTGCCTACCCCCGGAGGCCTGGCTCCAGCCCCAAGGTGGCCCTGCACTGCGTAGACACCCGGGAATCTGCTGCCAGGGGCCCCAATATCTTGTGA